The Burkholderia ambifaria AMMD genome includes a region encoding these proteins:
- the pilM gene encoding type IV pilus biogenesis protein PilM, translated as MFLIWIVAAFAMLTGAYALLGAEAAPGPLAPSAMALAANMSAYRQAVVAFARANPSFAGSVQAASLAPYLGATVPNPMWRNYVQPNTGYAGSLVVVYAASASAAAAVDGIEQIAQGSALAGVALGANLVSPGNPAVPLPAALANTIPNGMPVWMAQAYD; from the coding sequence ATGTTCCTGATCTGGATCGTCGCCGCCTTCGCGATGCTTACCGGTGCCTACGCGCTGCTCGGCGCCGAGGCGGCGCCGGGGCCGCTCGCGCCGTCGGCGATGGCGCTCGCGGCGAACATGAGCGCCTACCGGCAGGCCGTGGTGGCCTTCGCGCGCGCCAACCCGTCGTTCGCCGGCAGCGTGCAGGCGGCGAGCCTCGCGCCCTACCTCGGGGCGACCGTTCCCAATCCGATGTGGCGGAACTACGTCCAGCCCAATACCGGCTATGCGGGCAGCCTGGTCGTGGTCTATGCGGCGTCGGCGTCGGCCGCGGCCGCGGTCGACGGCATCGAGCAGATTGCGCAGGGCTCGGCGCTGGCCGGCGTGGCGCTCGGCGCCAATCTCGTGTCCCCCGGCAACCCGGCCGTGCCGCTGCCGGCCGCATTGGCGAACACGATCCCGAACGGCATGCCGGTATGGATGGCGCAAGCGTATGACTGA
- a CDS encoding type IV pilus twitching motility protein PilT, which translates to MNVPSHERRDLTREILELIDLRQTFTDIHIEQDRPIMIKAPRGWLAVGEEPVLHDEMLPTLASIEPDWEALLQHGAIDRPFVLTRCRLRCNIYRTNGGRKLVISIRRLPLQPLALDKLGLPAYVRSMIDSAKGLILVTGPTGSGKTTTIASLLEHINRTRNSHIVTIEEPIEYELEGRTSIVSQRQVPTDTPSFSAGLREALRQKPDVIMVGEVRDPETAETALQAGESGHLVLATMHTGSAIGTLTRLLSFFPAEQRERYAAALANCLIGVICQCLVPTEDGENFVLASELLFNNNQQISGLLTDPGKLPYLAEFMKRKEDNMSRMLNDHLFSLVSKQQCLPRDVLRATYNRLELHEMLQTLAPH; encoded by the coding sequence ATGAACGTTCCGAGTCACGAACGTCGCGACCTGACGCGCGAGATTCTCGAATTGATCGACCTGCGGCAGACTTTCACCGACATCCATATCGAGCAGGACCGGCCGATCATGATCAAGGCGCCGCGCGGCTGGCTCGCCGTCGGCGAGGAGCCCGTGCTCCACGACGAAATGCTGCCCACGCTGGCCTCGATCGAACCGGACTGGGAGGCGCTGCTTCAGCACGGCGCGATCGATCGCCCGTTCGTGCTCACGCGCTGCCGCCTTCGCTGCAACATCTACCGCACCAATGGCGGCCGCAAGCTCGTCATCTCGATCCGGCGCCTGCCGCTGCAGCCGCTCGCGCTCGACAAGCTCGGCCTGCCCGCCTACGTGCGCTCGATGATCGACAGCGCCAAGGGGCTGATCCTCGTGACGGGCCCGACCGGCTCGGGAAAGACGACGACGATCGCGTCGCTGCTCGAGCACATCAACCGCACGCGCAACAGCCACATCGTCACGATCGAAGAGCCGATCGAATACGAACTCGAGGGCCGCACGTCGATCGTCTCGCAGCGGCAAGTGCCCACCGACACGCCGAGCTTCTCGGCCGGCCTGCGCGAGGCGCTGCGGCAAAAACCCGACGTCATCATGGTGGGCGAGGTGCGCGACCCCGAGACGGCGGAGACGGCGCTGCAGGCCGGCGAATCGGGCCACCTCGTGCTCGCGACGATGCACACGGGCAGCGCGATCGGCACGCTCACGCGGCTGCTGTCGTTTTTTCCGGCCGAGCAGCGCGAGCGCTATGCGGCCGCGCTCGCGAACTGCCTCATCGGCGTGATCTGCCAATGCCTCGTGCCGACGGAGGATGGCGAGAACTTCGTGCTCGCGAGCGAACTGCTCTTCAACAACAATCAGCAGATCAGCGGCCTGCTGACCGATCCGGGCAAGCTGCCGTACCTTGCCGAGTTCATGAAGCGCAAGGAAGACAACATGTCGCGCATGCTCAACGATCACCTCTTCAGCCTCGTATCGAAGCAGCAATGCCTGCCGCGCGACGTGCTGCGCGCGACCTACAACCGGCTCGAACTGCACGAAATGCTGCAGACGCTCGCGCCGCACTGA
- a CDS encoding PAS domain-containing sensor histidine kinase, which yields MNEFDAQPHSLPGAQPGQQSEPRPSQSGLPADACGEGAADRGLSDDDARRLRGTLHGLPCGVIVLDRAGAVVHANERALEMLAMTLPAGVDFSVALSERFEMTDVPRLRDLEAGREVRVDDSTFWIQAGPAGACAGAGAGESVIAVTDVTPFARSLDERAMSLRFLLHDLRSPLNSISALTQLDASDPDAFERCGGMQQITSLAQYVLSLGEQFIFSSVTEHLQARDFKRFDLRATLRQIISQLEVTAVYCGVALHLWLPDSAPLWVSGMRNFVARAVQNVIDNAVRASPRGEAVTVSVRQADGFAEVVVHDRAGGLPGLVEGDRLTDFEKLGKRTAAGFGLGLKLAVQIVGMHGGALYAELNGQGGTMFVLRLPCLNPVAAKPHATSLVDADRALRAAGRE from the coding sequence GTGAACGAATTCGATGCTCAGCCGCATTCGCTGCCCGGCGCGCAGCCCGGGCAGCAGTCCGAGCCGCGGCCCAGTCAATCGGGCTTGCCCGCCGACGCATGCGGCGAGGGCGCCGCCGATCGCGGCCTGTCCGACGACGACGCGCGCCGCCTGCGCGGCACGCTGCACGGGCTGCCGTGCGGGGTGATCGTGCTCGATCGCGCGGGCGCGGTCGTTCACGCGAACGAACGCGCGCTCGAGATGCTGGCGATGACGCTGCCCGCGGGCGTCGATTTCAGCGTGGCGCTGAGCGAGCGCTTCGAGATGACGGACGTGCCGCGGCTGCGCGATCTCGAAGCGGGCCGCGAGGTACGCGTGGACGATTCGACCTTCTGGATTCAGGCGGGCCCCGCCGGTGCGTGCGCCGGTGCGGGGGCGGGCGAATCCGTCATCGCCGTGACGGACGTGACGCCGTTCGCGCGCTCGCTCGACGAGCGGGCCATGTCGCTGCGCTTTTTGCTGCACGATCTGCGCTCCCCGCTCAATTCGATCAGCGCGCTCACGCAGCTCGATGCGAGCGACCCCGACGCGTTCGAGCGCTGCGGTGGCATGCAGCAGATCACCTCGCTCGCGCAGTACGTGCTGTCGCTCGGCGAGCAGTTCATCTTCTCGTCGGTGACCGAGCATCTGCAGGCCCGCGACTTCAAACGGTTCGATCTGCGCGCGACGCTGCGCCAGATCATCTCGCAGCTGGAGGTCACCGCCGTCTATTGCGGCGTCGCGCTACACTTGTGGCTGCCCGACAGCGCGCCGCTCTGGGTGAGCGGCATGCGCAACTTCGTGGCGCGCGCCGTCCAGAACGTCATCGACAATGCCGTTCGCGCGTCGCCGCGCGGCGAGGCGGTGACGGTGTCGGTCCGGCAGGCCGACGGTTTCGCCGAGGTGGTCGTCCACGATCGCGCGGGCGGGCTGCCGGGTCTCGTCGAGGGCGATCGGCTGACCGACTTCGAGAAGCTCGGCAAGCGGACGGCAGCGGGCTTCGGTCTCGGGCTCAAGCTCGCCGTGCAGATCGTCGGCATGCACGGCGGCGCACTTTACGCCGAGCTCAACGGACAAGGCGGTACCATGTTCGTGCTGCGTCTGCCGTGCCTGAATCCGGTCGCCGCCAAGCCGCACGCGACATCGCTCGTCGATGCCGACCGCGCGTTGCGCGCGGCGGGTCGCGAGTGA
- a CDS encoding type 4 pilus major pilin: MNVKTVASIRARVGSRGSRRMQRGATLLEAIAYLGIAAIVVIGAIALLRGAFGSASSNQTAEQVTAIQTGVKKLYMGQTNGYTGLTTTVAIGAGIIPTTLVIDTAANTVTDAWGGAVTVTGAGTGTFTIEFDSVPTDVCINAASAGGTWTAVSIGGSVQTVPVTPAAAQAACAGGAKNIIWTSA; this comes from the coding sequence ATGAATGTCAAGACCGTCGCATCGATTCGCGCCAGGGTGGGCAGCCGTGGGTCGCGGCGCATGCAGCGTGGCGCCACCCTGCTCGAGGCGATCGCCTATCTCGGGATCGCCGCAATCGTCGTCATCGGTGCCATTGCGCTGCTGCGCGGCGCATTCGGCAGTGCTTCGTCGAATCAGACGGCCGAGCAGGTGACGGCCATCCAGACCGGCGTCAAGAAGCTGTATATGGGGCAGACCAACGGCTACACCGGGTTGACGACCACCGTCGCCATTGGCGCCGGCATCATCCCGACTACGCTCGTCATCGACACCGCGGCAAATACCGTCACCGATGCGTGGGGCGGCGCAGTAACCGTTACGGGCGCTGGCACCGGTACATTCACGATCGAATTCGATTCCGTGCCGACGGACGTATGCATCAACGCGGCATCTGCCGGCGGAACCTGGACAGCCGTCTCGATCGGCGGTTCGGTGCAAACCGTGCCGGTAACGCCCGCCGCCGCTCAGGCGGCTTGTGCCGGCGGTGCGAAGAACATCATCTGGACCTCCGCCTGA
- a CDS encoding type II secretion system F family protein: MALELNRRWARLQFTTQARLRLYRKIAKMLANGLPLLKILEELELRASHEGRKPNEPLALTLADWRSVVQNGGMLAEAMAWWVPHTEQMIVMAGEQSGRLEAALLNVCTVVQYSRRIRTAIVGGLTYPCVIVAMTIGYVYLFGKLVIPRFASIVSPERWHGVAKSLYELSRFVQGGMIYCLVVLAILVAALFYSMPRWSGNVRVWLDRYPPYSIYRLITGCGFLVAFSSLQAAGFTVERSLARLATDAKPWLRQRIDDMLFGVKSGLNVGEAMKNAGYRFPSEEIVDDLCVYAEYKGFAEALHAIASEWMTDGVETIEAQMRVVNGAAIVVLALVLSWLISGFFGIQQEIAALARSLH, encoded by the coding sequence ATGGCACTTGAGCTCAACCGACGCTGGGCGCGCCTGCAATTCACGACGCAGGCGCGCCTGCGGCTCTATCGCAAGATCGCGAAAATGCTCGCGAACGGTTTGCCGTTGCTCAAGATTCTCGAGGAGCTCGAGTTGCGTGCGTCGCACGAGGGCCGCAAGCCGAACGAGCCGCTGGCATTGACGCTCGCGGACTGGCGCAGCGTCGTGCAAAACGGCGGCATGCTGGCCGAGGCGATGGCGTGGTGGGTGCCGCATACCGAGCAGATGATCGTCATGGCCGGCGAGCAGTCGGGACGCCTCGAGGCCGCGCTGCTGAACGTGTGCACCGTCGTGCAGTACAGCCGCCGGATCCGCACGGCCATCGTCGGCGGGTTGACCTACCCGTGCGTGATAGTGGCGATGACGATCGGCTACGTGTACCTCTTCGGCAAGCTCGTGATTCCGCGCTTCGCGTCGATCGTGAGCCCCGAGCGCTGGCACGGCGTGGCGAAGTCGCTGTACGAGCTGTCCCGGTTCGTGCAGGGCGGCATGATCTACTGCCTCGTGGTGCTCGCCATCCTAGTCGCGGCGCTCTTTTACTCGATGCCGCGCTGGTCCGGCAACGTGCGGGTGTGGCTCGACCGCTACCCGCCTTACTCGATCTATCGGCTCATTACGGGCTGCGGTTTTCTCGTCGCGTTTTCGTCGCTGCAGGCGGCGGGCTTCACGGTCGAACGCTCGCTCGCGCGGCTGGCCACCGATGCGAAGCCGTGGCTCAGGCAGCGCATCGACGACATGCTCTTCGGCGTGAAGTCGGGGCTCAACGTCGGCGAGGCGATGAAGAACGCCGGCTACCGGTTTCCTTCGGAGGAGATCGTCGACGATCTGTGTGTGTATGCCGAATACAAGGGCTTCGCCGAGGCGCTGCACGCGATCGCCAGCGAATGGATGACCGACGGCGTGGAGACGATCGAGGCGCAGATGCGCGTGGTCAACGGCGCGGCGATCGTCGTGCTCGCGCTCGTGCTGTCGTGGCTCATCAGCGGCTTCTTCGGAATTCAGCAGGAAATTGCGGCTTTGGCTCGGAGTCTGCATTGA
- the sctC gene encoding type III secretion system outer membrane ring subunit SctC, producing MNWARRLGTVALAAALAFGATAPVAEAAAVRWKASIVDYEAQGKDIKDVLRDFGASQGIPTRIAADVSGTVSGKFHLPPRRFLDTLASSFGFVWYYDGEVLDITTAAELQSTLVKLDSADTGALRDALDRLRISDERFPIVYDSAQGTALVSGPPRYVQMVTNVASRLDNNAAHRSGTQVRVFPLFHAWAHDRTVPIDGRQVTLQGVVAVLNGIYHPHMAKAADKRGGEGEGGRPAGGVKRNTPINDVNGNAYNGPYIPPPVPSGAAGKGMFAGLTGQPSPAVAAAVGEPPPPQNTSTAPASDDQLPVIVADQRTNSVVIRDTADRMDQYGKLIDRLDVKPQLIEIEAHIIEIDDDALRQLGVDWTAHNSHIDVQTGTGTLGQNTYNGTLSQNFGQTALAGNVLAAATPVGASVAAVLGDAGRYLMARISALQETKAAKIDASPKVVTLNNIEAVMDNQTQFFVPVSGYTSGDLYSVSTGISLRVLPMVVEEDGRTRIKLDVAIQDGQLTDRTVSNLPVIQNSTINTQAFIEEGQALLIAGYRADSATMGVTGVPGLSKIPLIGALFRTDSRQKSHMERLFLLSPRVISP from the coding sequence ATGAACTGGGCTCGCCGACTGGGCACCGTGGCCCTCGCCGCCGCGCTCGCATTCGGGGCGACGGCCCCCGTCGCCGAGGCGGCGGCCGTGCGCTGGAAGGCGTCGATCGTCGATTACGAAGCGCAGGGCAAGGACATCAAGGATGTGCTGCGCGACTTCGGCGCGAGCCAGGGCATCCCCACGCGCATCGCCGCCGATGTGAGCGGCACCGTGAGCGGCAAGTTCCATCTGCCGCCGCGGCGCTTTCTCGATACGCTCGCGTCGTCGTTCGGCTTCGTGTGGTACTACGACGGCGAAGTGCTCGACATCACGACGGCCGCCGAACTGCAGAGCACGCTCGTGAAGCTCGATTCGGCCGATACGGGCGCGCTGCGCGATGCGCTCGACCGCCTGCGCATCTCGGACGAGCGCTTTCCGATCGTCTACGACAGCGCGCAGGGCACGGCGCTCGTGAGCGGGCCGCCTCGCTACGTGCAGATGGTGACGAACGTGGCCTCGCGGCTCGACAACAACGCGGCGCATCGAAGCGGCACGCAGGTACGCGTCTTTCCGCTCTTTCACGCGTGGGCACACGACCGCACGGTGCCCATCGACGGCCGGCAGGTCACGCTGCAGGGCGTGGTGGCCGTACTCAACGGCATCTACCACCCGCACATGGCCAAGGCCGCCGACAAGCGCGGCGGCGAGGGCGAGGGCGGCCGCCCGGCGGGCGGCGTGAAGCGCAACACGCCGATCAACGACGTGAACGGCAATGCCTACAACGGCCCGTACATTCCGCCGCCGGTGCCGTCGGGCGCGGCCGGCAAGGGCATGTTCGCCGGGCTCACCGGGCAGCCGTCGCCGGCCGTGGCGGCGGCGGTGGGCGAGCCGCCGCCGCCGCAGAACACGAGCACGGCGCCGGCGAGCGACGATCAACTGCCCGTCATCGTCGCGGACCAGCGCACGAACTCCGTCGTGATTCGCGATACGGCCGACCGGATGGATCAGTACGGCAAACTGATCGATCGCCTCGACGTCAAACCGCAACTGATCGAGATCGAGGCGCACATCATCGAGATCGACGACGACGCGCTGCGTCAGCTCGGCGTCGACTGGACCGCGCACAACAGCCACATCGACGTGCAGACCGGTACCGGCACGCTCGGACAGAACACCTACAACGGCACGCTCTCGCAGAACTTCGGCCAGACCGCGCTGGCGGGCAACGTGCTCGCGGCGGCAACGCCCGTGGGCGCATCGGTGGCCGCGGTGCTCGGCGACGCCGGCCGCTATCTGATGGCACGCATCTCGGCGCTGCAGGAGACGAAGGCCGCCAAGATCGACGCGAGCCCGAAGGTCGTCACGCTCAACAACATCGAGGCCGTGATGGACAACCAGACGCAGTTTTTCGTGCCGGTGTCGGGATACACGTCGGGCGATCTCTACAGCGTGTCGACGGGCATCTCGCTGCGTGTGCTGCCGATGGTCGTGGAGGAGGATGGGCGCACGCGTATCAAGCTCGACGTGGCGATTCAGGACGGCCAGCTCACCGATCGGACGGTCAGCAACCTGCCGGTGATCCAGAACAGTACGATCAACACGCAGGCGTTCATCGAGGAGGGGCAGGCGCTGCTCATCGCCGGCTATCGCGCGGACAGCGCGACGATGGGCGTGACTGGGGTGCCCGGGCTCTCGAAGATTCCGTTGATCGGCGCGCTCTTCAGGACCGACAGCCGCCAGAAGAGCCACATGGAGCGGCTCTTCCTGCTGTCGCCGCGCGTCATCTCGCCGTGA
- a CDS encoding response regulator transcription factor — protein MKSLAGKPVRILFVEDDVAHHALIHSWLKSEGYHIDAFHSGLDAQQFLSEQWADLAILDWDLPGVSGDKLLQKIRSRSQSIMPVIFQTVHSAESDIVRILDAGADDYLVKPYDRQVLLARMRALLRRFAPMNVQGRKMFVDDECALDQQARSLVVAGVAHKLGTKEFDILWHLARHTGAVVLRQDLMSVVWGWDAAVQSRSVDMYVSRLRASLKAAGVGWTVQSVYATGYRLTLKPDVDQSGAGASGAGASGADASPESAA, from the coding sequence ATGAAATCGCTTGCAGGCAAACCCGTACGCATTCTGTTCGTCGAGGACGACGTCGCGCATCACGCGCTCATCCATTCCTGGCTCAAGAGCGAGGGCTACCACATCGACGCTTTTCACAGCGGGCTCGACGCGCAGCAATTTCTCTCGGAGCAGTGGGCCGATCTCGCGATTCTCGACTGGGACCTCCCGGGCGTTTCCGGCGACAAGCTGCTGCAAAAGATCCGCAGCCGCTCGCAATCGATCATGCCCGTGATTTTTCAGACCGTGCACTCGGCGGAGTCCGACATCGTGCGCATACTCGATGCGGGTGCCGACGACTATCTCGTGAAGCCCTACGACAGGCAGGTGCTGCTCGCGCGCATGCGCGCGCTGCTGCGGCGCTTCGCGCCGATGAACGTGCAGGGCCGCAAGATGTTCGTCGACGACGAATGCGCGCTCGATCAGCAGGCGCGCTCGCTCGTGGTGGCGGGCGTCGCGCACAAGCTCGGCACCAAGGAGTTCGACATTCTCTGGCATCTCGCCCGGCACACGGGCGCCGTCGTGCTGAGGCAGGATCTGATGAGCGTGGTCTGGGGCTGGGATGCGGCCGTGCAAAGCCGCTCCGTCGACATGTACGTGAGCCGCCTGCGTGCGAGCCTGAAGGCGGCCGGCGTCGGCTGGACCGTGCAATCGGTCTATGCGACGGGTTACCGCCTGACCCTCAAGCCGGATGTGGATCAGTCGGGCGCCGGTGCGTCGGGCGCCGGTGCGTCGGGCGCCGATGCGTCGCCGGAAAGCGCCGCATGA
- a CDS encoding GspE/PulE family protein gives MSSSPTPPGKTPTSVTPLILSRAVKPVETDPSDPSVTQGQPAAPAGPALAPVARPREPVLSAVAAAAAASVQPAQTASQSQPPGQALPLAAVARPLSDSGEFAASEEERKFLCLLDDGTLLVAEGHEMNPFVLSYCARLERLNCHYTTRLVTLDAIRRSYQGPRRDGSAERIDHTRMQVLAKNLIARACDERASDIHIRVNRFSTEILFRIHNELVRISEQTREYGERLLATLYAAMSSVSDNTYKPNERQDAAIGDRDKLPDRLFGVRIATAPTSVGSVMVLRLLYNDAGEATALTELGFTVAQANAFELLAQQPHGMNIISGPTGSGKSTTLQRVLTKQLREMAGSIHVITVEDPVEYPIEGAVQTPVVNAPTEEARSLAFAAAIANAMRLDPDTIMIGEVRDRASAQSALRAAMTGHQVWTTVHANGALAIVDRLVDLGLPIAMVTDESLVTGLISQRLAKLLCPHCSRPLAEAMAQLDMGLVARVKRAVGARFDAVRVAGPGCPHCKNGTVGRTVVAEVVRTDATFCELLRAGRKPDAQAYWLSELAGQTVAQHALEKVAAGLIDPRMAERVVGPFMQGSGGRPQPLGSGYGT, from the coding sequence ATGAGTTCGTCTCCGACACCTCCGGGCAAGACGCCCACAAGCGTGACGCCGCTGATTCTCTCGCGCGCCGTGAAGCCGGTCGAAACCGATCCGTCTGATCCGTCTGTTACGCAGGGTCAGCCGGCGGCCCCGGCCGGGCCGGCTCTCGCGCCCGTTGCGCGGCCACGCGAGCCGGTGCTGAGCGCCGTGGCCGCTGCCGCGGCCGCTTCGGTGCAGCCCGCGCAAACAGCGTCGCAAAGCCAGCCGCCGGGGCAGGCGCTGCCGCTCGCCGCAGTGGCGCGCCCGCTTTCCGACAGCGGCGAGTTCGCCGCGAGCGAGGAGGAGCGCAAGTTTCTCTGTCTGCTCGACGACGGCACGCTGCTCGTTGCCGAAGGGCACGAAATGAATCCGTTCGTGCTGTCGTATTGCGCGAGGCTCGAACGGCTCAATTGCCACTACACGACGCGGCTCGTGACACTCGATGCGATCAGACGCAGCTATCAGGGCCCGCGTCGCGACGGCAGTGCCGAGCGCATCGATCACACGCGGATGCAGGTCCTCGCGAAGAACCTGATCGCGCGGGCGTGCGACGAGCGTGCGTCGGATATCCATATCCGTGTGAACCGCTTCAGCACGGAGATTCTTTTTCGCATCCACAACGAACTCGTGCGCATTTCGGAGCAGACGCGCGAGTACGGCGAGCGGCTGCTCGCCACGCTGTATGCGGCGATGTCGAGCGTATCGGACAACACCTACAAGCCGAACGAACGCCAGGACGCGGCCATCGGCGATCGCGACAAGCTGCCGGACCGGCTGTTCGGCGTGCGGATCGCGACGGCGCCCACGAGCGTCGGCAGCGTCATGGTGCTGCGGCTGCTCTACAACGATGCGGGCGAGGCGACGGCCCTGACCGAGCTCGGCTTCACGGTGGCGCAGGCGAACGCGTTCGAGCTGCTCGCGCAGCAGCCGCACGGCATGAACATCATCAGCGGCCCGACCGGCTCGGGCAAATCCACGACGTTGCAGCGCGTGCTGACGAAGCAACTGCGCGAGATGGCCGGCTCGATCCACGTCATCACCGTGGAAGACCCGGTGGAGTACCCGATCGAGGGCGCCGTGCAGACGCCCGTCGTCAACGCGCCGACGGAAGAGGCGCGCTCGCTCGCGTTCGCCGCCGCGATCGCGAATGCGATGCGGCTCGATCCCGATACGATCATGATCGGCGAGGTGCGCGACCGCGCATCGGCGCAAAGCGCGTTGCGCGCCGCGATGACGGGCCATCAGGTCTGGACGACGGTGCATGCGAACGGCGCGCTCGCGATCGTGGACCGTCTCGTCGATCTCGGCTTGCCGATCGCGATGGTGACGGACGAATCGCTCGTCACGGGGCTCATCAGCCAGCGGCTCGCCAAGCTGCTGTGTCCGCACTGCTCGCGCCCGCTGGCCGAGGCGATGGCGCAGCTCGACATGGGGCTCGTCGCGCGCGTGAAGCGGGCCGTCGGCGCGCGGTTCGACGCGGTGCGCGTGGCCGGGCCCGGTTGCCCGCATTGCAAGAACGGCACGGTCGGCCGGACGGTTGTGGCCGAGGTCGTGCGTACCGACGCGACGTTTTGCGAATTGCTGCGCGCCGGGCGCAAGCCCGATGCACAGGCGTACTGGCTCAGCGAGCTCGCGGGGCAGACGGTCGCGCAGCACGCGCTCGAAAAAGTGGCGGCGGGCCTCATCGATCCGCGCATGGCGGAGCGCGTGGTCGGCCCGTTCATGCAAGGCAGCGGGGGGCGGCCGCAGCCGCTCGGAAGCGGCTATGGCACTTGA
- the pilV gene encoding shufflon system plasmid conjugative transfer pilus tip adhesin PilV — protein sequence MTERTRTLARNGMRRPGPRVRPARRMSGFTMVEMLAVLALAALMMAGVVTLTNSSLDDTRAQQAALYQSQLTAAATRLIQQNYTALAAQATTTSPVIAKMTGSTYQLSTYLSNALSGTNPYGQVPCLLVYAAPGGANPVALQALLVTEGGRTIADPELGYIAANAGPGGGSIQAANNAIGAAIGAFGTWKIDTPNPANTSCTSTKTGTGHLASLIFYDGTQAQNVDYLYRVAVPGNPQANTMQVPIVLARQIDYAACTQPGAIAADSSGNVLNCDGTQNLWVPQAAYHWREPVADEAALGGVAAHQGDVRLTTATNRAYAYNGATWQALAVDEAGNLALGNAHNVGDPCPPAPQNSAIAPASASTTLVSTDANGRVLSCRGGKWQTQSEIEPASSLTGCQLVMANPNGAGDYSACTGQPATNFQSGAYSYNGSNGTYSYTFRTTVNLTKPGIIVASTWAHLNDGMCNGPTGNRAQLSQSIDITDSGNHNLGHTESQTPTLQDDSGGINNALSQAGTPGTYTIVVTTNWATYAGITTPWVSSFCGESGQTVWNTPVAAGWTINSYY from the coding sequence ATGACTGAGCGCACCCGTACCCTTGCCCGCAACGGCATGCGGCGCCCCGGCCCCCGCGTGCGGCCGGCTCGCCGCATGTCCGGCTTCACGATGGTGGAGATGCTGGCCGTGCTTGCGCTCGCCGCATTGATGATGGCGGGCGTCGTCACGCTCACGAACTCGTCGCTCGACGATACGCGCGCGCAGCAGGCCGCGCTTTATCAGTCGCAGCTGACGGCGGCTGCCACGCGGCTCATTCAACAGAACTACACGGCGCTCGCGGCCCAGGCCACGACTACCTCGCCGGTGATCGCGAAAATGACCGGCTCGACGTATCAGCTGTCGACTTACCTGTCGAATGCGTTGAGCGGCACGAACCCCTATGGTCAGGTGCCGTGCCTGCTCGTCTACGCGGCCCCGGGCGGCGCCAACCCGGTGGCGTTGCAGGCGCTGCTCGTCACGGAGGGCGGCCGGACCATTGCCGATCCCGAACTCGGCTACATCGCGGCGAACGCCGGCCCGGGCGGCGGTTCGATCCAGGCGGCGAACAATGCGATCGGCGCGGCCATCGGCGCCTTCGGCACCTGGAAGATCGATACGCCCAACCCGGCGAATACATCCTGCACAAGCACGAAAACGGGCACGGGACATCTGGCGAGCCTGATTTTCTACGACGGCACGCAGGCGCAGAACGTCGACTATCTGTACCGCGTGGCCGTGCCGGGCAATCCGCAGGCGAACACGATGCAAGTGCCGATCGTGCTCGCGCGGCAGATCGACTATGCCGCCTGCACGCAGCCCGGCGCCATCGCGGCCGACTCTTCGGGCAACGTCCTGAATTGCGATGGAACGCAGAACCTCTGGGTGCCGCAGGCGGCCTATCACTGGCGCGAACCGGTGGCCGACGAAGCGGCGCTCGGGGGCGTTGCCGCGCATCAGGGCGACGTGCGGCTCACCACCGCGACGAATCGGGCCTATGCGTACAACGGCGCCACATGGCAGGCGCTGGCGGTGGACGAAGCGGGCAATCTCGCGCTCGGCAACGCGCACAACGTCGGCGACCCATGCCCGCCCGCGCCGCAGAATTCGGCCATCGCCCCCGCGTCGGCGAGCACGACGCTCGTCTCCACCGATGCGAACGGGCGCGTGCTGTCGTGCCGCGGCGGCAAGTGGCAAACGCAAAGCGAAATCGAGCCGGCGTCCTCGCTCACAGGCTGTCAGCTCGTGATGGCCAACCCGAACGGCGCGGGCGATTACTCGGCCTGCACGGGCCAGCCGGCGACGAACTTCCAATCGGGCGCCTATTCGTACAACGGCAGCAACGGTACGTACTCGTATACGTTCAGGACGACCGTCAACCTCACCAAGCCGGGGATCATCGTCGCGTCCACCTGGGCGCACCTGAACGACGGCATGTGCAACGGCCCCACCGGCAACCGGGCGCAACTCTCGCAGAGCATCGACATCACCGACAGCGGCAACCACAACCTCGGGCATACGGAGAGCCAGACGCCGACGCTTCAGGACGATTCGGGCGGGATCAACAACGCGCTGTCCCAGGCGGGCACGCCTGGCACCTATACGATCGTCGTGACGACGAACTGGGCGACGTACGCCGGTATCACGACGCCGTGGGTCAGCAGCTTTTGCGGGGAGTCCGGCCAGACGGTCTGGAACACGCCCGTCGCGGCGGGCTGGACGATCAACTCCTACTACTGA